CTTTCGAGGCGCGTTTCGGCGTGTGCGCAAGAATTGCCAATGCTTCACCGCAGTTTTTACCGCGAATCAGGTCAACGACAATGCGTACTTTACGAGGCGAAATGCGGATGTTGTTGGTAAACGCTCTTACTTCCATTTTCTCCTCCTTATTCCAATTCCGTCGCTTTGTCGCTCTTGTTGTGACCGCGGAACAAGCGGGTCGGTGCAAATTCACCGAGCTTATGGCCGACCATATCTTCCGTAATATACACCGGCACGTGTTTACGGCCGTCATAGACAGCGATCGTGTGACCGACAAAGTCCGGCAAGATGGTCGAAGCCCGGGACCAAGTTTTGACTACTTTTTTCTCATCCGAAGCGTTCAGTGCAGCGATCTTCTTTTCCAAGTGATCCGCAACAAACGGTCCTTTTTTTATTGATCTGGACACTCT
This genomic window from Negativicoccus succinicivorans contains:
- the rpsS gene encoding 30S ribosomal protein S19, with the protein product MSRSIKKGPFVADHLEKKIAALNASDEKKVVKTWSRASTILPDFVGHTIAVYDGRKHVPVYITEDMVGHKLGEFAPTRLFRGHNKSDKATELE